The Acinetobacter pittii genome contains a region encoding:
- a CDS encoding MFS transporter has product MTNLADVEQISHHQKNAEIIARLERLPVTGRLQFMRITIGIATFFDAYTVLAIAFALPQLITEWHLTPAYVGAIIAAGYVGQLVGAIFFGSLAEKVGRLKVLSFTILLFVAMDISCLFAWSGMSLLIFRFLQGVGTGGEVPVASAYINEFIGAEKRGKFFLLYEVLFPLGLMFAGMAAFFLMPIYGWKVMFIVGLIPSLLVIPLRFFLPESPRWLASKGRFKEADQVVKSFEDGAIKSGKPLPEPVVKEINPQGMAKTDWRELFRGIYRKRTFTLWGMWFCVYMVNNAMVTWLPSLYKQHFGLSLQTSLGYGWITSGVGVIASIICALMIDKVGRRPWYSAAFFLAIIPLMSLSVLGAKSAMEVVILATLSYAILQTISFSLYLYAAELYPTRLRAMGIGFSTAWLRAGSAIGPVMVGLVVGGYGIQYVFSVLAVVALIGGLVTFLFAIETKGQVLEKLSP; this is encoded by the coding sequence ATGACAAATCTAGCGGATGTAGAACAAATTAGTCATCATCAAAAAAATGCGGAAATTATTGCAAGACTTGAACGGCTACCCGTCACTGGTCGATTGCAATTTATGCGTATTACCATTGGTATAGCGACCTTTTTTGACGCTTATACTGTTCTTGCGATTGCCTTTGCTTTACCCCAACTCATTACCGAATGGCACCTGACGCCTGCCTATGTCGGCGCGATCATTGCCGCGGGTTATGTTGGACAACTGGTCGGTGCGATTTTCTTTGGTTCTCTTGCCGAAAAAGTCGGTCGTTTAAAAGTGCTGTCTTTTACCATTTTACTGTTTGTGGCAATGGACATTTCTTGTCTGTTTGCGTGGAGCGGAATGTCACTGTTAATTTTCCGTTTCTTACAAGGCGTTGGCACAGGTGGCGAAGTACCTGTTGCGAGTGCCTATATTAATGAGTTTATTGGTGCAGAAAAGCGCGGTAAGTTTTTCTTGCTCTACGAAGTTTTATTCCCTCTCGGTCTTATGTTTGCAGGCATGGCAGCATTTTTCCTGATGCCAATTTACGGCTGGAAAGTCATGTTTATTGTGGGCTTAATTCCATCTTTACTGGTCATTCCTTTACGGTTTTTCTTGCCTGAGTCACCACGCTGGTTGGCTTCAAAAGGCCGTTTTAAAGAAGCCGATCAAGTGGTTAAAAGCTTTGAAGACGGTGCCATTAAAAGCGGTAAACCTTTGCCTGAACCTGTGGTTAAAGAAATTAACCCGCAAGGCATGGCAAAAACCGATTGGCGCGAGCTGTTCCGTGGCATTTACCGTAAACGGACCTTTACCCTATGGGGCATGTGGTTCTGCGTGTACATGGTGAACAACGCCATGGTGACTTGGCTGCCATCTCTCTACAAACAACACTTTGGCCTGTCGCTTCAAACCAGTTTAGGTTATGGCTGGATTACGTCGGGCGTGGGTGTGATTGCCTCTATTATCTGTGCGTTAATGATCGATAAAGTCGGCCGCCGCCCTTGGTACAGTGCAGCGTTTTTCTTGGCAATCATTCCACTCATGAGCCTCTCTGTTTTAGGTGCAAAATCGGCGATGGAAGTTGTGATTTTGGCAACGCTGAGCTATGCCATTTTGCAAACTATTTCATTCTCTTTATACCTTTACGCTGCCGAACTTTACCCAACTCGCCTACGTGCGATGGGCATTGGTTTTAGTACCGCTTGGTTACGTGCCGGCTCTGCAATTGGGCCTGTTATGGTGGGTCTGGTTGTTGGTGGCTACGGCATTCAATATGTGTTTAGTGTACTTGCGGTTGTGGCGCTCATTGGTGGGCTTGTGACCTTCTTGTTTGCCATTGAAACCAAAGGCCAAGTGCTCGAAAAACTCTCTCCTTAA
- a CDS encoding YoaK family protein translates to MTDTPIKKDTESTWAICRDPVLLTMVGGAIDTIGFIALFGFFTAHVTGNLVLAGAAWVKGGSGLWIKLAAIPLFILTVVITKLLIDRSQVKHKTLSYLFLFEAIFLCAFMVAGLYFEPFKNPDALTVAVTGGLGLIALAIRNTSSKTLIKNISPSTMMTGNTTQLGIDIANLLKNNNAANRASFLKSASIVIGFVIGAFLGAILYVYFDFWSVAPFILPILYFSYLASQQKFNQA, encoded by the coding sequence ATGACAGATACCCCAATTAAAAAAGACACAGAAAGTACCTGGGCAATATGTCGAGATCCTGTTTTACTCACCATGGTGGGTGGGGCAATTGATACTATTGGCTTTATTGCATTGTTTGGCTTTTTCACCGCGCATGTGACGGGAAACTTAGTGTTGGCAGGGGCAGCATGGGTTAAAGGTGGCTCTGGTTTATGGATCAAGCTCGCAGCAATTCCACTATTTATTTTGACCGTTGTTATTACCAAACTATTAATTGACCGCAGTCAGGTCAAACACAAAACGCTGTCTTATTTATTTTTATTTGAAGCTATTTTTCTATGTGCCTTTATGGTGGCAGGGCTTTATTTCGAACCATTTAAAAATCCAGATGCACTAACAGTTGCAGTAACGGGTGGGCTAGGTTTAATTGCTTTGGCTATTCGTAATACTTCAAGCAAAACCCTTATTAAAAATATTAGCCCAAGCACCATGATGACAGGCAACACTACCCAGCTTGGGATTGATATTGCCAACTTACTTAAAAACAATAATGCAGCTAATCGGGCAAGTTTTCTAAAAAGTGCCAGTATTGTAATTGGCTTTGTAATTGGCGCTTTCTTAGGAGCGATCCTCTATGTCTATTTTGATTTCTGGAGTGTAGCGCCGTTTATCTTACCAATTTTGTATTTCTCTTATTTAGCTTCACAGCAAAAGTTTAACCAAGCTTGA
- the cynR gene encoding LysR family transcriptional regulator — MNYELWKIFLDAVELGSLSKVAMLHNTNQPQISRQMNELEAQCGGRLFNRTGRGVELTDLGQHLLPKIRSWLNVTDQLNNEILHSTDTPIGTVRIASLPSTSHPLLSTLYKVLQQKYPLIKLSVREGQGVHLEKWLEDGSVDLAILYRFNPTPKQGDVYLTEADTYLVGCEGDALTQANEVDFKEVSQLPLVTFCRPSNWRNFLDHMAYENGVELNIVFEADSISLQTHLVAESRMYTMLGPQALKKASQYTSIQAAKIINPALKRYISLSISKHGYLTPACKAVMEEIRNLADLL, encoded by the coding sequence ATGAATTATGAATTATGGAAAATATTTTTAGACGCGGTGGAACTCGGTAGCTTAAGCAAAGTCGCCATGCTGCATAACACCAACCAACCGCAAATCAGTCGGCAAATGAACGAGCTTGAAGCACAGTGTGGCGGACGTTTATTTAACCGAACTGGACGTGGCGTAGAACTCACCGATTTAGGCCAGCATTTACTTCCTAAAATTCGTTCATGGCTGAACGTGACCGACCAACTTAATAATGAAATTTTGCACTCGACCGATACACCGATTGGTACGGTTCGCATTGCTAGTTTGCCGTCTACTTCACATCCGTTGTTATCGACCCTCTATAAAGTGCTTCAACAAAAATATCCCTTAATTAAACTCTCGGTGCGTGAAGGGCAAGGGGTGCATTTAGAAAAATGGCTTGAAGATGGCAGCGTCGATTTAGCCATACTTTATAGGTTTAACCCGACACCTAAACAGGGTGATGTTTACCTTACCGAAGCTGATACTTATTTGGTCGGTTGTGAAGGCGATGCACTCACTCAGGCCAATGAAGTCGACTTTAAAGAAGTAAGTCAGTTACCGCTGGTCACGTTTTGCAGGCCAAGTAACTGGCGCAATTTTTTAGACCACATGGCTTATGAAAATGGGGTAGAGCTGAACATTGTGTTTGAGGCTGACTCGATTAGTTTACAAACCCATTTGGTTGCCGAATCTCGCATGTATACCATGCTGGGGCCGCAAGCGTTAAAGAAGGCCAGCCAATACACCTCAATTCAAGCCGCAAAAATTATTAACCCCGCGCTAAAGCGCTATATTTCTTTATCTATTTCTAAGCATGGCTATTTAACGCCTGCGTGTAAGGCGGTGATGGAAGAAATTAGAAATCTTGCTGATTTGCTTTAA
- a CDS encoding restriction endonuclease subunit S, protein MALTKKISDIIKEDTTGLLSKHPSWLRIELCDVATILNGFAFPSSYFNNKGIGLPLIRIRDVIEGHTTTYYSGNYDDLYLVYKNEILVGMDGDFNLGLWKSLPSLLNQRVCKISLKNDNTYDKQFLIYLLPPYLKAINNATSSITVKHLSSQTLNTLLLPLPPLNEQKRIADKIDELFSELDNGIEELETAQKKLELYRQSLLKSAVEGQLSKEWRETQTEVTETGKHLLARILKERREHWEQEKLKEFAEKGKNPPKDWEKKYPEPVQADTANLPKLPEGWVWATLSQVGWLDRGKSQYRPRNAPHLYGGDYPFIQTSDIRYADTFLENYEKTYSEAGLAQSRLWPIGTMCITIAANIGHTAIMSFEGCFPDSLVGFLTTSNDVSVRYIEFFMRTIQQKLEDEAPATAQKNINLDILSKVVLPLPPFKEQVYLVEVLDNQLEKLQRQHDTIKNSIESITKQKLNILKQAFNGKLVTQDTNDESALVLLERIQQQRETEALTKKATPKKRSTPKLKKEVSMSKTILDILKQQTNWISGQDLASAFGLSNNSEIEDIEKFYEELRTLSLNNEISIKPDCENSKEQDLIKLKDNTDAS, encoded by the coding sequence ATGGCTTTAACTAAAAAGATCTCAGATATTATTAAAGAAGATACTACGGGTCTTCTTTCTAAACATCCATCATGGCTACGTATTGAATTATGTGATGTAGCTACTATCTTGAATGGGTTTGCATTTCCGTCTTCTTACTTTAACAATAAAGGTATAGGTTTACCTTTAATCAGAATTCGTGATGTAATTGAAGGCCATACAACAACCTATTATAGTGGTAATTATGATGATCTTTATCTGGTTTATAAAAATGAAATTTTAGTAGGGATGGATGGAGATTTTAATTTAGGTTTATGGAAAAGTTTGCCTAGCTTACTCAATCAGCGAGTGTGTAAAATATCACTTAAAAATGATAATACCTACGATAAGCAGTTTTTAATTTATCTTCTCCCACCATATTTAAAGGCTATCAATAATGCCACTTCTTCCATTACTGTAAAGCATCTATCATCTCAAACTCTCAATACACTATTATTACCGCTTCCACCATTAAATGAGCAAAAACGTATCGCTGATAAAATCGATGAGTTATTTAGCGAACTAGATAATGGCATTGAAGAGCTTGAAACAGCTCAGAAGAAATTAGAGCTTTATCGTCAGTCATTATTAAAATCGGCCGTTGAAGGTCAGCTCAGTAAAGAATGGCGTGAAACTCAAACTGAAGTTACTGAGACTGGTAAACATCTATTAGCACGTATTTTAAAAGAACGCCGTGAACATTGGGAACAAGAGAAACTCAAAGAATTTGCGGAGAAAGGTAAAAATCCACCAAAAGATTGGGAGAAAAAATATCCTGAGCCTGTTCAAGCTGATACAGCAAATTTACCTAAATTACCAGAAGGTTGGGTATGGGCTACTTTATCTCAAGTTGGTTGGTTAGACCGCGGAAAATCGCAGTATAGACCACGTAATGCCCCTCACCTTTATGGTGGCGATTATCCATTTATTCAAACTAGTGATATTCGGTATGCTGATACATTTCTTGAAAACTATGAAAAAACCTACAGTGAAGCAGGTTTAGCACAGAGTAGATTATGGCCAATAGGTACAATGTGCATTACTATTGCGGCAAATATTGGTCATACGGCTATTATGAGTTTTGAAGGATGTTTTCCCGACAGTCTCGTAGGTTTTTTAACAACATCTAATGATGTATCAGTGAGATACATTGAATTTTTTATGCGCACTATTCAGCAAAAATTAGAAGATGAAGCCCCAGCAACTGCACAAAAAAATATTAATTTAGACATTTTGTCAAAAGTTGTACTTCCATTACCTCCTTTCAAAGAACAAGTATATCTTGTTGAAGTATTAGACAATCAATTAGAAAAGTTACAACGTCAACATGACACTATTAAAAACTCTATTGAGTCTATTACCAAACAAAAACTAAATATTTTAAAGCAAGCTTTTAATGGAAAGCTTGTCACCCAAGATACGAATGATGAGTCCGCTCTAGTATTATTAGAACGTATTCAACAGCAACGAGAAACTGAAGCTTTAACAAAAAAAGCGACTCCCAAAAAACGTTCAACCCCAAAATTAAAAAAGGAAGTTAGTATGTCTAAAACTATCCTCGATATTCTAAAACAGCAGACAAATTGGATTTCGGGACAAGACTTAGCATCTGCTTTCGGTTTAAGTAACAATAGTGAAATTGAAGATATTGAAAAATTTTACGAAGAACTACGTACACTCAGTTTAAATAACGAAATTTCAATAAAACCAGACTGTGAAAATAGTAAAGAACAAGATCTGATCAAACTCAAGGATAATACAGATGCGTCTTGA
- a CDS encoding DEAD/DEAH box helicase family protein: MKPEDKARIVIDKKLEDAGWVVVDKKNYNPSAGFGIAVREFQTKTGPADYILFVNRIPIGVLEAKRDEEGENITAHERQTDRYATSGFKAKQTYDTLPFLFQATSKIIRFTDKRDPEARSRELFHFYKPEYLHELYTRNKNLRQNLLDMPPLATVNLRDCQIDAITGLEKSLALQKPRSLVHMATGAGKTFTAISSVYRLLKFAKAKRILFLVDTRNLGKQAHQEFMAFTPSDDKRKFTELYNVQRLMSSTLDTKADVCISTIQRMYSILSGEKLDEQDEDINLNEVTTLEESTRLSKRHIQYNPNVPIESFDFIIIDECHRSIYNLWKQVLDYFDAFLIGLTATPDNRTYGFFNENIVAEYSYEQSVVDGVNVGYDIYEIETEITKKGKKIRAKQWIDRRNRQTRAKRLVEAAEDIVYTHKDLDREVVNPSQIRNIIREMKRAISQEIFPNREEVPKTLIFAKSDSHADDIINIVREEYGKGNEFCEKITYSAKDPDGVLSDFRNEYNPRIAVTVDMIATGTDVKPLEVLLFMRDVRSKSYYEQMKGRGVRSLDKDGLQKVSQSATGAKTRFVIIDAVGVEKSQKTESRQLERKPSTTLKQLMDGIILGDVDEDTALSLANRLIRLNKNLDAETQSEITELTKGKSLKQITETILNAVDPDTINQALILDEALKGNVLDEDSISEQQYLEKMAELLEQAYRVFDDPEFRYLLTDKKDAEQVIDTVNLDKVINRGFSANVEQKAQEDIEKFEAYLKEHREEIEALSFFYDQPYQRRELTLSMIQELHDKLSHPPLLLTTERLWTAYERVKGSQVKGVNTQRKLTDLLSLIRFASGLDQELSPFSEEVDKRFKKWVFRHNAQNATAFTEEQMNWLRLMKDHIVNSCQLTPNDFKLGSLASHGGAFKAAEVFGREKLMPLMKELNEELVA, translated from the coding sequence ATGAAGCCTGAAGATAAAGCACGTATAGTTATTGATAAAAAACTAGAAGATGCTGGATGGGTTGTTGTCGATAAGAAAAATTATAATCCTAGCGCAGGATTTGGTATCGCTGTTCGTGAATTTCAAACAAAGACCGGACCTGCAGACTATATTCTTTTCGTGAACCGTATACCTATCGGTGTACTTGAAGCTAAACGTGATGAAGAAGGGGAAAATATTACTGCTCACGAGCGCCAAACTGATCGATACGCTACTTCTGGCTTTAAAGCCAAACAGACATACGATACCCTTCCATTTCTATTTCAAGCTACATCGAAAATTATTCGATTCACTGACAAACGAGATCCTGAAGCTCGATCTCGTGAACTATTTCATTTTTATAAGCCTGAATATTTACATGAGCTGTATACAAGAAATAAAAACTTAAGACAAAACTTACTAGACATGCCACCATTAGCTACTGTTAATCTTCGTGACTGTCAGATTGATGCTATTACTGGATTAGAAAAATCTTTAGCACTCCAAAAACCGCGATCTCTAGTTCATATGGCAACTGGCGCAGGAAAAACATTTACTGCCATTTCATCTGTATATCGTCTATTGAAATTCGCTAAAGCAAAACGGATTTTGTTTTTAGTTGATACACGGAACTTAGGTAAACAAGCTCATCAAGAATTTATGGCATTTACTCCATCCGATGACAAACGTAAATTCACTGAACTCTATAATGTTCAAAGATTAATGTCATCCACGTTGGATACTAAAGCCGATGTATGTATTTCTACCATTCAACGAATGTATTCCATTTTATCTGGCGAGAAATTAGATGAGCAAGATGAAGATATTAATCTAAATGAAGTTACTACTTTAGAAGAAAGTACACGACTATCTAAAAGACATATTCAATATAACCCTAATGTGCCAATTGAATCTTTTGATTTTATTATTATTGATGAATGCCATCGCAGCATCTATAACTTATGGAAACAAGTACTCGACTACTTTGATGCATTTCTTATTGGTTTAACAGCGACTCCTGATAACAGAACTTATGGCTTTTTTAATGAAAATATTGTCGCAGAATATAGTTATGAACAGTCAGTGGTTGATGGTGTTAATGTTGGGTATGATATCTATGAGATTGAAACTGAGATTACAAAGAAGGGTAAAAAGATTCGTGCTAAGCAGTGGATTGACCGTCGTAACCGCCAAACTCGTGCTAAACGATTAGTTGAAGCAGCAGAAGATATTGTCTATACCCATAAGGATTTAGACAGGGAGGTTGTTAATCCAAGTCAAATTCGCAATATCATTCGGGAAATGAAACGCGCAATAAGCCAAGAAATTTTTCCTAATCGGGAAGAAGTTCCAAAAACATTAATATTTGCAAAATCAGATAGTCATGCAGATGACATAATTAATATTGTTCGTGAAGAGTATGGTAAGGGTAATGAATTTTGTGAAAAAATCACCTATAGCGCAAAAGATCCTGATGGTGTTTTGAGTGATTTTCGAAACGAATATAACCCTCGTATCGCGGTAACAGTCGATATGATTGCGACTGGTACAGATGTAAAACCTTTAGAAGTGTTGCTCTTCATGCGAGATGTACGTTCTAAAAGTTATTATGAGCAAATGAAAGGTCGTGGAGTTCGTAGCTTAGATAAAGATGGACTACAAAAAGTCTCTCAGAGTGCCACAGGTGCAAAAACTCGTTTCGTCATCATTGATGCTGTAGGTGTTGAGAAGTCTCAAAAAACAGAAAGTCGTCAACTGGAACGGAAACCCTCAACGACGTTAAAACAACTTATGGATGGTATCATTCTCGGTGATGTTGATGAAGATACTGCTTTAAGTCTGGCAAATCGCTTAATTCGACTAAATAAAAACTTAGATGCAGAGACTCAATCTGAAATTACTGAATTGACCAAGGGTAAAAGCTTAAAGCAGATTACAGAAACCATTCTTAATGCCGTTGATCCCGATACAATTAATCAAGCTCTCATCTTAGATGAAGCTTTAAAAGGTAATGTTCTGGATGAAGATTCCATCTCAGAACAACAGTATTTAGAAAAAATGGCTGAACTCTTAGAACAAGCTTATAGAGTTTTTGATGATCCTGAATTTCGTTATCTCCTGACTGATAAAAAGGATGCAGAACAGGTTATTGATACGGTGAATTTGGATAAGGTAATTAACCGAGGCTTCTCTGCAAATGTAGAACAGAAAGCTCAGGAAGATATCGAAAAGTTCGAAGCATATTTAAAAGAGCACCGAGAAGAAATTGAAGCCTTAAGTTTCTTTTATGATCAACCCTATCAACGGCGTGAACTGACGTTAAGCATGATTCAAGAGCTTCATGATAAACTCAGCCATCCTCCGCTATTACTCACAACTGAACGTCTTTGGACTGCTTATGAAAGAGTAAAAGGCAGTCAAGTCAAAGGGGTAAATACTCAGCGTAAATTAACTGATTTATTATCCTTAATTCGTTTTGCTTCTGGCTTAGATCAAGAGCTTTCTCCTTTTAGTGAGGAAGTCGATAAGCGCTTTAAAAAGTGGGTCTTTAGACATAATGCACAGAATGCAACGGCTTTTACTGAAGAGCAAATGAATTGGTTACGTTTAATGAAAGATCATATTGTAAATAGTTGTCAGCTAACACCGAATGATTTTAAGTTAGGTTCGTTGGCGAGTCATGGGGGGGCATTTAAAGCGGCAGAAGTTTTTGGTCGAGAAAAACTTATGCCATTAATGAAAGAATTAAACGAAGAACTCGTTGCATAA
- a CDS encoding dihydrodipicolinate synthase family protein, with product MSLDLRGLTPAPVTPFTRDGQVDHNAIQRLGSWLGSIDGVKGLVVLGHAGEGTFLSQKEQMQVIESFVKSVDDKIPVIAGITLEGTSVAAEEAKRAVSAGASAGLIYPSHGWLRFGYQKGAPQDRYKAIYEESGLPSILFQYPDATKATYDLDTLLDISAQPGVFAMKNGVRNMRRWDVEIPIIRRERPDLQVLTCHDEYLLHTMFDVDGALVGYGNIAPELLIEMIKAGKAKDYAKARAIHDQLLPVTRNVYHRGSHMEGTVALKHALVARGILDHATVRSPLLPLADGAEQEIHDAMRQAGIGKVDLTQAVA from the coding sequence ATGAGTTTAGATTTACGTGGATTAACCCCAGCACCTGTGACTCCTTTTACCCGTGACGGACAAGTAGACCATAATGCAATTCAACGTTTAGGTTCATGGTTAGGCAGTATTGATGGTGTGAAAGGCTTGGTTGTTCTTGGGCATGCAGGTGAAGGAACATTCTTGTCGCAAAAAGAACAAATGCAGGTCATCGAAAGCTTTGTTAAATCGGTAGATGACAAAATTCCGGTTATTGCAGGGATTACACTCGAAGGTACTTCGGTTGCAGCAGAAGAAGCAAAACGTGCAGTGAGTGCGGGTGCTTCGGCAGGTTTGATTTACCCTTCACATGGCTGGTTGCGTTTTGGCTATCAAAAAGGCGCACCACAAGACCGCTATAAAGCGATTTATGAAGAAAGTGGTTTGCCATCTATTTTATTCCAATATCCAGATGCAACGAAGGCCACTTACGACCTAGACACCCTACTCGATATTTCTGCACAGCCAGGTGTATTTGCCATGAAAAATGGTGTGCGTAACATGCGCCGCTGGGATGTCGAAATTCCAATTATTCGCCGTGAACGTCCAGACTTACAGGTATTGACGTGCCACGATGAATATTTGCTTCACACCATGTTTGATGTAGACGGTGCATTGGTTGGCTATGGCAACATTGCCCCTGAACTGTTGATTGAAATGATTAAAGCAGGCAAAGCCAAAGATTATGCTAAAGCACGTGCGATTCACGATCAACTATTACCAGTGACTCGCAACGTTTATCACCGCGGCTCACACATGGAAGGCACAGTTGCGCTTAAACATGCATTGGTTGCTCGCGGAATTTTGGACCATGCCACTGTGCGTTCGCCTCTGCTTCCACTGGCAGATGGTGCTGAGCAAGAAATTCATGATGCAATGCGTCAAGCCGGAATTGGCAAGGTCGATTTAACCCAAGCCGTTGCTTAA
- a CDS encoding OprD family outer membrane porin, protein MNKYLLWGCIGLGSVSNAYAELPQQFGKLELKLNTRYWNDEGTAHPTLANPSPSSSEYEQSALGLELNYQSPYLWDWLGVDGSLYAVTKLFDSGKPSAQLLEVENNGKLDQDFATLGQLYIKAKLGDKGEIKLGRQLQDSLLLKSTNNRAVPDTFSGASGQFQLNDQLQTYIAYYDRWKPRSMDSFEKLVTENDERIDYIGLLGAKYQYKNWSVNAEYLNSKDYLKKYGAIAQYKLPLHGLMWTFNTGAFFSRDDGKLFKCGAETELDCVKGQDVNNRGNGYFIDVNVAKNNIEGGIAVSKFDGFWIEDNFAVHSERNSVLTQDHGTNPFPTSATIGPDFTNNDETAVALRLKYNWKDYVKGLKTEAKYIYGFGAHQSNISSDIEGKERYFDFTVSYALPWVKNLDVRYSFLHYESKFENANLGEKINGMSRKDWDQHRVFINYRYTF, encoded by the coding sequence ATGAATAAATATTTGCTATGGGGCTGTATTGGTTTAGGCAGCGTGAGCAATGCTTATGCAGAGCTTCCTCAACAATTTGGCAAGTTAGAATTAAAACTCAACACTCGTTACTGGAACGATGAAGGCACTGCTCACCCCACGCTTGCCAACCCTTCGCCTTCGTCGAGTGAATATGAACAAAGTGCTTTAGGACTTGAGTTAAATTATCAGTCACCTTACTTGTGGGACTGGCTTGGAGTAGATGGTTCACTCTATGCAGTCACCAAGTTATTTGACTCTGGCAAGCCTAGTGCTCAGCTTTTAGAGGTCGAAAATAACGGCAAGCTCGACCAAGACTTTGCGACTTTAGGGCAGCTCTACATCAAAGCAAAACTCGGCGACAAAGGTGAAATTAAATTAGGCCGTCAGTTGCAAGATTCATTGTTACTTAAAAGCACCAATAACCGCGCGGTGCCCGACACTTTTTCGGGTGCGAGTGGGCAGTTTCAACTGAATGATCAGCTACAGACTTACATAGCCTACTATGACCGCTGGAAACCGCGCAGCATGGATAGTTTTGAAAAACTAGTGACTGAAAATGACGAACGAATTGATTATATCGGCTTACTTGGTGCCAAATATCAGTACAAAAACTGGAGCGTAAATGCCGAGTATTTAAACAGCAAAGATTATCTAAAAAAGTATGGGGCGATTGCTCAATATAAATTGCCCTTGCATGGCCTTATGTGGACATTCAATACAGGTGCTTTTTTCTCGCGTGATGATGGTAAGCTGTTTAAATGTGGTGCCGAAACCGAGCTGGACTGTGTCAAAGGTCAAGACGTTAACAACCGTGGCAATGGCTATTTTATAGATGTAAATGTGGCTAAGAATAATATTGAAGGTGGCATTGCTGTTTCAAAGTTTGATGGTTTTTGGATTGAAGATAACTTTGCCGTGCACTCCGAACGCAACTCGGTTTTGACGCAAGACCACGGCACTAACCCGTTTCCGACCTCTGCAACCATTGGCCCCGACTTTACCAATAATGATGAAACCGCCGTTGCCCTTCGCCTGAAATATAACTGGAAAGACTATGTGAAAGGCTTAAAAACCGAGGCGAAGTATATTTATGGCTTTGGTGCTCACCAAAGTAACATCAGCAGTGATATTGAAGGTAAAGAGCGTTACTTTGACTTTACGGTGAGTTATGCCTTGCCGTGGGTGAAAAACTTAGATGTGCGTTATTCATTTTTGCATTATGAGTCAAAGTTTGAAAATGCAAACCTAGGTGAAAAAATAAATGGTATGTCTCGTAAAGACTGGGACCAACACCGTGTATTTATTAATTATCGTTATACATTTTAA